The proteins below come from a single Aspergillus oryzae RIB40 DNA, chromosome 5 genomic window:
- a CDS encoding MFS transporter (synaptic vesicle transporter SVOP and related transporters (major facilitator superfamily)) — MSHGLVEKASKETVSATSGGYLAPFPPRTVDLESQRRPSTLHDSVELERINTSRLQQQLTVGSNRSRIPREQWLPMGAGKDYPPPLPDAEEYVVEFEGSDDPMHPQNWPMRRRVLIGSLLTFCALVTAYVSAIFATASEGVMKEFGFGKEVAALGTTLYVLGFSAGPTIWAPASELIGRRWPMLIGMFGFDIFTIACATAKDTQTIMLTRFFAGFCAASVIALVPASLSDLFNNHHRGVAIAVYTMSVFTGPFTAPFIGGFTAESYLGWRWTFYIPAFVGFFSLILMALFAQETYVPVVLMQKAAILRRQTRNWGIHARQDEHEIDFRELVTKNLARPFLILFTEPIAFLLTLYMSFIYGLAYALLSAYPIVFQGTYGMTGGVSGLPFIGLIIGEIAGSSFVLSLQKSYSRKLEANSNVPVPEWRLPPCIVGGVAFAGGLFWFGWTGWNPSIHWMAPTAAGVMVGFGITSIFMQGFNYLLDSYLNFAASAFAANTMMRSMVGACFPLFTRQMFNDLGIQWAGTLLGCIAVVMIPIPVLFLVFGPRLRQRSRLAPAMGVKQA, encoded by the exons ATGAGTCACGGCCTTGTGGAAAAGGCTTCGAAGGAGACGGTCAGCGCGACCTCTGGGGGGTATCTGGCTCCCTTTCCGCCTCGAACTGTCGACCTCGAGTCGCAGCGCCGTCCTAGTACCCTCCATGATAGTGTCGAGCTCGAGCGTATCAACACATCTCGTCTACAGCAGCAACTTACCGTTGGATCGAATCGAAGCCGCATACCTCGAGAGCAATGGCTGCCGATGGGAGCAGGAAAAGACTATCCTCCTCCGCTACCGGACGCTGAGGAATACGTGGTCGAGTTCGAAGGATCGGACGACCCTATGCATCCCCAGAACTGGCCTATGAGAAGGCG GGTTCTTATAGGGTCGCTCTTGACGTTCTGTGCACTTGTCACGGCGTATGTTAGTGCTATTTTCGCCACGGCCTCGGAGGGTGTTATGAAGGAGTTCGGATTCGGCAAAGAAGTGGCTGCGTTGGGTACAACGCTATATGTGCTGGGGTTCTCTGCCGGGCCGACGATATGGGCGCCGGCGTCTGAGTTGATCGGACGACGATGGCCCATGTTGATTGGCATGTTCGGATTCGATATCTTCACGATCGCCTGCGCGACGGCGAAAGACACGCAAACGATTATGTTGACACGCTTCTTCGCGGGGTTTTGCGCCGCTAGTGTCATCGCTCTTGTTCCGGCCAGTCTGTCGGACCTGTTCAATAACCATCATCGAGGTGTCGCGATCGCTGTGTATACGATGTCTGTGTTTACCGGTCCTTTCACCGCACCTTTCATCGGCGGGTTCACTGCAGAGAGCTATTTAGGCTGGCGGTGGACGTTCTATATACCGGCCTTTGTCGGGTTCTTTAGCTTGATCTTGATGGCGCTGTTTGCACAGGAGACGTACGTGCCCGTTGTATTAATGCAAAAAGCAGCCATCCTGCGCCGTCAAACCAGGAACTGGGGTATCCACGCACGGCAGGATGAACACGAGATCGATTTCCGGGAGCTGGTGACCAAGAACCTTGCGCGGCCTTTCCTGATCTTGTTCACCGAGCCCATCGCCTTCCTTCTGACCTTGTACATGTCCTTCATTTATGGACTGGCTTATGCGCTGCTGTCGGCCTACCCAATTGTCTTCCAAGGCACCTATGGCATGACCGGTGGTGTGAGCGGATTACCATTCATAGGATTGATTATTGGCGAAATAGCGGGCAGTAGtttcgttctttctcttcagaAATCGTACTCGCGCAAGTTGGAGGCCAATAGTAATGTGCCCGTACCTGAATGGCGCTTACCCCCTTGCATCGTGGGTGGTGTTGCATTTGCAGGAGGGCTCTTCTG GTTTGGCTGGACAGGCTGGAATCCATCGATTCATTGGATGGCTCCCACGGCGGCTGGAGTGATGGTCGGATTCGGCATCACGTCGATATTCATGCAAGGATTCAATTACCTACTGGATTCGTATCTCAATTT CGCGGCATCGGCGTTCGCAGCGAACACCATGATGCGATCCATGGTGGGAGCCTGTTTCCCACTTTTCACGCGCCAGATGTTCAACGACTTGGGCATTCAATGGGCCGGCACTCTGCTCGGGTGTATCGCCGTAGTGATGATTCCGATCCCGGTGCTTTTCCTCGTATTCGGGCCTCGACTACGTCAGAGGAGCCGGTTGGCACCAGCCATGGGGGTAAAACAGGCGTAG
- a CDS encoding lipase family protein (predicted protein) translates to MRFLSGFVSVLSSVALLGYAYPTAIDVRDIPTTQLEDFKFWVQYAAATYCPNNYVAKDGEKLNCSVGNCPDVEAAGSTVKLSFSDDTITDTAGFVAVDNTNKAIVVAFRGSYSIRNWVTDATFPQTDPGLCDGCKAELGFWTAWKVVRDRIIKTLDELKPEHSDYKIVVVGHSLGAAIASLAAADLRTKNYDAILYAYAAPRVANKPLAEFITNQGNNYRFTHNDDPVPKLPLLTMGYVHISPEYYITAPDNTTVTDNQVTVLDGYVNFKGNTGTSGGLPDLLAFHSHVWYFIHADACKGPGLPLR, encoded by the exons ATGCGCTTCCTCTCCGGCTTCGTTTCTGTTCTGTCCTCAGTGGCCCTGTTGGGTTACGCTTACCCAACGGCAATTGATGTTAGAG ACATCCCTACTACCCAGCTCGAAGACTTCAAGTTCTGGGTGCAATATGCGGCTGCCACCTACTGCCCCAATAACTACGTTGCCAAAGACGGCGAAAAGCTGAATTGCTCTGTGGGCAACTGCCCTGATGTCGAGGCGGCCGGTTCTACTGTCAAGCTCAGCTTCTCCGA TGATACCATCACCGACACTGCCGGCTTCGTGGCCGTAGACAACACCAACAAGGCCATCGTCGTCGCTTTCCGTGGCTCCTACTCTATCCGCAACTGGGTCACCGACGCAACCTTCCCCCAAACCGACCCAGGACTGTGCGACGGCTGCAAGGCCGAACTGGGCTTCTGGACCGCCTGGAAGGTCGTCCGCGACCGAATCATCAAGACCCTGGATGAGCTGAAGCCCGAACACAGCGACTACAAAATCGTTGTCGTGGGCCACAGTCTCGGCGCCGCCATCGCCTCGCTCGCAGCTGCGGACCTGCGCACGAAGAATTACGACGCGATCCTGTACGCCTACGCCGCGCCGCGTGTGGCCAACAAGCCTCTGGCCGAGTTCATCACCAACCAGGGCAACAACTACCGCTTCACTCACAATGACGACCCCGTGCCCAAGCTGCCGCTCTTGACTATGGGCTACGTGCACATCAGCCCTGAATACTATATCACCGCGCCGGACAACACTACCGTCACCGACAACCAAGTCACCGTTCTCGATGGATACGTGAACTTCAAGGGAAACACCGGCACGAGCGGCGGACTGCCTGACCTCCTTGCGTTCCACTCGCATGTCTGGTACTTTATCCACGCCGATGCCTGCAAGGGTCCTGGATTGCCATTGCGCTAA
- a CDS encoding cytochrome P450 (cytochrome P450 CYP4/CYP19/CYP26 subfamilies) encodes MDSGFIRDNIPAIASIAVLVYVLSVVYRSQRSHLSYLPGPWYTKFTDLPLRYKVVTGQRPRYVHALHDKYGPVVRIGPDEVDVSDISGAREIHRIGSGFLKSPWYSLLNRKDTQSIFTTTDPKFHNAHRRLLSSPMSELSLKSMEPLIDARVRLTIQKMQEEMKTRGVADVYKWWFFMATDIIGEITFGESFRMLEKGKKNQYVKDIEMISVIGGIRASFPILVKLATLLPLPIFKEVNASGNRVFGYATESINRYKRLLAENPENPKPTVFTKLYNAGEEGLPDNEIRDDAQSFIVAGSDTTANTLTYLVWAVCRDPQIKKKLVDELAEIRDDFTDEDLRSLPYLNQVINEALRLYPAVPSALPRSVPPKGTTMGGHWIPGGSTVSTQLYSLHRDPVAYPDPEKFEPSRWASPTKLMKDAFMPFGAGSRNCIGLHLAKIELRLATGYFFRYFPNAKLSSKYDFNDNDMEQMLFFLMSPKGKRCLLEV; translated from the exons ATGGATTCCGGGTTTATTCGCGACAATATCCCGGCCATCGCATCGATCGCTGTGTTGGTATACGTTCTCTCG GTCGTATACCGGTCGCAGAGAAGTCACCTAAGCTACCTACCCGGTCCCTGGTATACCAAGTTTACCGACCTCCCTCTCCGATACAAAGTCGTCACCGGCCAGCGGCCCCGATATGTCCACGCTCTGCATGATAAATATG GCCCCGTGGTACGAATTGGACCCGACGAAGTCGATGTTTCCGATATTAGCGGCGCACGCGAAATCCATCGCATTGGAAGTGGTTTCCTCAAATCCCCTTGGTATTCCCTCTTGAACCGCAAGGATACACAGAGTATCTTTACGACCACCGACCCGAAGTTTCACAATGCCCATCGTCGACTCCTCTCATCCCCTATGTCTGAACTTTCACTCAAGTCGATGGAGCCGTTGATCGACGCTCGAGTACGCCTTACTATCCAGAAAATGCAAgaggagatgaagactcGTGGCGTGGCAGACGTCTATAAATGGTGGTTTTTCATGGCTACGGATATCATTGGTGAAATTACCTTTGGAGAATCCTTCCGCATGttagaaaagggaaag AAAAACCAATATGTGAAAGACATCGAAATGATCTCGGTTATTGGTGGTATTCGTGCAAGTTTCCCTATCCTCGTCAAGCTGGCGACGCTACTCCCTCTCCCCATCTTCAAGGAGGTCAATGCAAGTGGAAACCGTGTGTTCGGATATGCGACAGAATCTATTAATCGGTACAAACGTCTTTTGGCCGAGAACCCGGAGAACCCCAAACCGACTGTGTTCACCAAACTGTACAATGCGGGTGAGGAAGGTCTGCCGGATAATGAAATCCGAGACGATGCGCAAAGTTTCATCGTGGCCGGTAGCGACACCACTGCCAACACTCTGACCTACCTGGTCTGGGCCGTATGCCGGGATCCTCAGATTaagaagaagttggtcgaCGAACTGGCAGAGATCCGGGATGATTTCACGGACGAGGACCTGCGATCACTGCCCTACTTGAACCAGGTAATCAACGAGGCTCTCCGTCTCTACCCTGCTGTTCCTTCAGCTTTGCCACGCAGTGTACCACCGAAGGGAACGACGATGGGAGGCCACTGGATACCTGGAGGCTCTACTGTGAGCACGCAGCTGTATAGTTTGCATCGTGACCCGGTTGCTTACCCTGACCCGGAGAA ATTCGAACCGTCCCGGTGGGCCTCACCTACAAAGCTCATGAAAGACGCATTCATGCCATTTGGGGCCGGATCACGCA ATTGTATTGGACTCCACCTCGCGAAGATCGAGCTGCGACTCGCCACCGGCTACTTCTTCCGCTACTTCCCCAATGCTAAACTTTCCAGCAAGTACGATTTCAACGATAACGACATGGAAcagatgttgttcttcttaATGTCGCCGAAAGGCAAGCGGTGCCTCCTGGAAGTGTGA
- a CDS encoding putative Rho guanyl nucleotide exchange factor (RhoGEF GTPase): protein MAHYQNGQPPYGQSGNSAQPSRYDLYTSASSNSQHNPTLRRMPSYSIGDDAGLFAPSHSHNPRPTDASARYSEWGAGDSQGGYSNDGQEYAEHPRYAHLPSATSSQIPRSRASSQSSYQYQYTSSIASPTQTAYNPQQYAVPSTPSQLNYNPLAYSSASSSSAPGYQPYNPAAYQTTTVAGYSSAGVQRHPSVGYAQAPPTPLSYAPPVPSLPPPPPPRGPDHPYGSRLSPQYSSSTSPGTPYGLAPTASSYNLASPSTPSATYVSSFTGMGSAQSRPYSSGSYGPSSPRRSESAAAASHEDQPPEPPAHASSGDDPYGKRLSLTRPGSGRSLPTPPIYPPQPPVSPQRTDTLTRHPQSRPLPGPPVDAEDDSAPLTNGGSLHGRPDGRAGYDDLLREVEAAVLDAGDRSSLRSLRLEAQNSNNGGDGLRLSPDEKHTHTNGNMATGTGQYVNYDAYSDDSDAEAAAGLAMLQMADEEDRMRAERLQERERRETNASIISAYASQQQAEAGDEAVRYGGNLRGQSQYEETDVSADEYADAVDHGRLAPTSGSLRSSNMSAEDRGQYSDEYEYPPMTQDAEYPFELVPSYARVDAAGTGGLSEPSAYGRRMSFDYGDEGTLSPVRRSHQSGSDDSDRGEEPGDLFFHPGMRPLPPAPVEPANRADLIPHLMPAGTYRHQEQEDWQSATQYTPSYYPVSADSYGPTVPSPSSQVPRSTSLSSHPIGPRTDPPIRSKTDADRAKYKQQHELHRQSGSPKVASPQAAAAMTLDLPTIPAGRRKKFNPTKLSTEQFRRCAEPWALSAILEWIRELSEEETDLKEHTIVDAIVALFTHKVPTMNIADAETLAARVVENMLAEEALIKEEEWVKFGNGSLSGVLFQITGTGCYSSRLHEQETEVFGRCYSHHCMRTLKKVNLRTQVMAQQKKAEDWVTFYKVPKELWETYPKKEIDRQNNLHEIVTTEDSFIGQLDILRELYRDQLASMQPSIIPPKRANKFLKDVFGKVDLVKKVNEDHLLAQLKYRQKEQGPFIAGFSDIFRQWIRKAKAVYIDYAATFPHANYLVRSEAERNIQFRQFLEQAQSHKLSNRLSWDTYLKAPITRIQRYTLLLATVHKNMLKDSEEKANLAQAIEEIKLVALECDNKVGETSKKVSLMELSAKLQLRPEMKREVELNLEHLGREIVHQGILQRPGTRTRFLQETHAILFDHYLVLAKPVPKYKVFDVSKLPIPMDLLVVESTNEDPVVKSSVRGVATVTQPQAVATRAVDGNGANAAGAAAGKTIVPTTVLESSTDNKILYPFKIKHLGKNGTYTLYASSAQSRQDWCEKIIEAKTKHAAALFAQNAEPFRLRVLADTAFASSDYSPPPKSVIIEGTPLDRAIKDVEHRFGDLKRPAPVCRASVHSATVFQQPPGRMMCAIGTDNGVYISEYNDPRGWVRAIQIPRVTQIAVFEEFNVFLLIADKSLIAYHLDVVCPPSGVPTPTTSDSARRAPQKISGSREVGFFAAGHMKDRTLVMYKKRDGLSSTFKIMEPVLQKSSTSKSRFFSRRSQTEFFRDYDEFYIPAESYGINMFHSSLAISTQRGIEILTLDKKQTWSVPDFRSEAPEAQAQLTSIAARITNLRPLGMFRLSDSEFLVVYAECAVYVNKHGDVSRSVVMEFVGRAHTACLYGKFLILFNEDFVEVRNAMNGRLRQVIPGHGVVCLDDGSSMPGSGVNSIPTTTGGTVNLSSGLSNGVALANNGRTVKICMQHPEYERNQIILELIENEGQKD from the exons ATGGCTCACTATCAAAATGGCCAGCCACCATATGGTCAGTCTGGTAATTCCGCACAGCCTTCCCGCTACGACCTGTATACCTCCGCCTCCTCTAACTCGCAGCATAATCCGACACTCCGGAGGATGCCGAGCTACAGTATAGGGGACGATGCGGGTCTCTTTGCGCCGTCTCACTCTCATAACCCACGACCGACAGACGCAAGCGCTCGTTACTCAGAGTGGGGTGCTGGGGACTCCCAAGGGGGTTACAGCAATGACGGACAGGAGTACGCAGAGCATCCCAGATATGCACACCTCCCCTCGGCAACCTCATCCCAAATCCCTCGTAGTCGCGCTTCCTCGCAATCCAGTTACCAGTACCAGTATACCTCTTCCATTGCCTCGCCGACCCAGACGGCGTACAACCCCCAGCAATACGCCGTCCCTTCCACGCCGTCGCAATTAAATTACAATCCCTTGGCATACTCTAGTGCAAGCAGCAGCTCAGCCCCAGGATATCAACCGTACAATCCAGCCGCTTACCAAACTACCACCGTCGCTGGCTACAGCTCGGCTGGTGTCCAGCGACACCCGAGTGTCGGCTACGCGCAAGCACCTCCGACACCGCTTTCCTATGCACCACCCGTCCCCTCActaccgccgccgccacccCCGCGAGGTCCGGATCATCCGTATGGAAGTCGTTTGTCGCCCCAGTATAGCAGCAGTACTTCTCCCGGGACACCTTACGGGTTGGCTCCAACGGCCTCATCCTACAACCTTGCCTCCCCTTCCACCCCCAGCGCAACCTATGTGTCATCGTTCACCGGCATGGGTTCAGCGCAGTCTCGCCCCTACTCCAGTGGATCCTATGGACCGTCCTCTCCTCGCCGATCCGAGTCCGCTGCCGCCGCATCGCATGAGGATCAGCCTCCGGAGCCTCCCGCCCATGCGTCGTCAGGCGACGACCCGTACGGGAAACGACTCAGCTTGACTCGTCCCGGGTCTGGGCGATCTCTGCCAACCCCGCCGATCTACCCCCCTCAGCCTCCAGTATCACCGCAGAGAACAGATACCTTGACTCGACATCCCCAGTCGCGCCCGCTACCTGGCCCACCAGTCGACGCAGAGGACGATTCTGCCCCATTGACGAACGGAGGGAGTTTGCATGGCAGACCGGATGGGAGAGCTGGCTATGATGACCTGTTGAGAGAAGTCGAGGCGGCGGTGTTAGACGCTGGGGACCGAAGTAGTCTACGATCATTGCGTTTGGAGGCGCAGAATTCCAACAACGGAGGGGATGGACTGCGTCTCTCGCCTGATGAGAAGCATACGCACACCAATGGGAACATGGCAACTGGGACAGGGCAGTATGTCAATTATGATGCTTATAGCGACGATAGCGATGCCGAAGCGGCCGCAGGTCTCGCGATGTTGCAGATggccgacgaggaagacagGATGCGGGCCGAGCGTCTGCAGGAGCGCGAACGACGCGAGACAAATGCGTCCATCATCAGTGCATATGCCAGTCAACAACAGGCAGAAGCGGGTGATGAGGCAGTGCGGTACGGTGGAAACCTTCGGGGACAGAGCCAGTACGAGGAGACAGACGTATCTGCAGACGAGTACGCTGATGCAGTGGACCATGGCCGACTGGCGCCCACCTCCGGCTCGTTAAGGAGCTCGAACATGTCCGCTGAGGATCGTGGGCAATATTCGGACGAGTACGAATATCCTCCTATGACCCAGGACGCTGAATATCCGTTTGAACTGGTGCCGTCCTATGCGCGCGTTGATGCCGCCGGCACAGGTGGGCTGTCCGAGCCGAGTGCCTATGGACGGCGGATGAGCTTCGACTATGGGGACGAGGGAACATTATCACCAGTGCGTCGTTCCCATCAGTCAGGCAGCGACGATTCAGACAGGGGAGAAGAGCCCGGAGACCTCTTTTTCCATCCGGGCATGCGGCCCTTACCGCCAGCGCCGGTGGAACCCGCGAACAGAGCTGATTTGATCCCGCATTTGATGCCGGCGGGGACGTACCGGCATCAAGAGCAGGAAGATTGGCAGAGTGCTACTCAGTATACACCCTCTTACTACCCTGTTTCTGCTGACTCGTACGGGCCGACCGTGCCTAGCCCCTCATCTCAAGTCCCACGGTCGACCTCTTTATCGAGTCACCCGATTGGACCTCGTACTGACCCCCCTATCAGATCCAAGACCGATGCAGACCGGGCCAAGTACAAGCAACAGCACGAGCTGCACCGCCAGTCGGGGTCACCGAAGGTGGCGTCCCCACAGGCCGCGGCAGCTATGACCCTGGATCTGCCCACGATTCCCGCCGGGCGCCGCAAGAAGTTCAACCCCACCAAACTTTCCACCGAGCAGTTCCGTCGTTGTGCGGAACCGTGGGCGCTGAGTGCCATTCTCGAATGGATTCGGGAGCtgagtgaggaagagaccGACCTCAAGGAGCACACGATAGTCGACGCCATTGTTGCCTTGTTCACTCATAAGGtgccgacgatgaacatTGCCGACGCAGAAACACTAGCCGCCCGTGTCGTGGAGAACATGCTGGCGGAGGAGGCCCTGATCAAAGAGGAGGAATGGGTTAAGTTCGGCAATGGGTCTTTGTCAGGTGTTTTGTTCCAGATCACCGGCACAGGATGCTATTCATCTCGGTTGCACGAGCAGGAAACAGAGGTATTTGGACGCTGCTACTCTCATCACTGTATGCGAACGTTGAAGAAAGTGAACCTGCGGACCCAAGTGATGGcgcaacagaagaaggccgaagattGGGTGACCTTCTACAAGGTCCCGAAGGAGCTGTGGGAAACGTATCcgaagaaggagattgaCCGCCAGAATAATCTCCACGAAATCGTGACCACAGAGGACTCCTTTATTGGGCAATTGGATATTCTGCGCGAATTGTACCGGGATCAGCTCGCGAGTATGCAGCCAAGCATCATCCCTCCGAAACGCGCCAACAAGTTCTTGAAAGATGTTTTTGGCAAAGTCgatttggtgaagaaggttaATGAGGATCATCTCTTGGCCCAGCTGAAGTATCGCCAGAAAGAACAGGGTCCCTTCATCGCTGGGTTCAGTGATATCTTCCGCCAATGGATCCGGAAAGCCAAAGCTGTTTATATTGACTACGCAGCAACGTTTCCTCATGCAAACTATCTTGTTAGGAGTGAAGCAGAGAGGAACATCCAATTCCGGCAATTCCTTGAGCAAGCCCAGAGTCACAAGTTGTCAAACCGTCTGAGTTGGGACACCTACCTTAAAGCCCCTATCACCCGAATTCAGCGATATACTCTGTTGCTCGCCACGGTGCACAAGAATATGCTTAAGGATAGcgaggaaaaagcaaatctGGCGCAAGCGATTGAGGAGATTAAGCTGGTTGCCTTGGAATGTGACAACAAGGTGGGTGAAACAAGCAAGAAGGTTAGTCTCATGGAACTGTCCGCCAAGCTGCAGCTCCGCCCAGAGATGAAGAGAGAAGTTGAACTTAATCTGGAACATCTGGGGCGTGAAATTGTCCACCAAGGGATACTGCAACGGCCAGGAACCCGAACTCGTTTCTTGCAGGAGACCCATGCCATTCTCTTTGACCATTATCTGGTGCTGGCCAAACCGGTTCCCAAATACAAGGTCTTCGACGTGTCGAAACTGCCTATACCCATGGATCTTTTAGTTGTGGAAAGTACCAATGAAGATCCTGTCGTCAAATCCTCGGTCAGAGGCGTCGCGACTGTGACCCAGCCCCAGGCCGTGGCCACCCGCGCTGTAGATGGCAATGGCGCTAACGCTGCTGGTGCAGCGGCGGGCAAGACGATTGTTCCCACCACAGTCCTTGAGAGTTCCACAGATAACAAAATCCTTTATCCTTTCAAGATCAAACATCTGGGGAAGAACGGCACTTACACACTCTATGCCTCCTCTGCTCAGTCCCGACAGGATTGGTGCGAGAAGATAATTGAGGCGAAAACGAAACATGCTGCAGCCCTGTTTGCGCAGAATGCGGAGCCTTTCAGACTTCGCGTGCTTGCAGATACTGCCTTCGCTTCTTCAGACTATTCGCCGCCTCCCAAGAGCGTTATCATCGAAGGGACACCTCTGGATCGTGCAATTAAAGATGTTGAGCATCGATTTGGTGACCTTAAGAGACCGGCACCCGTCTGTCGGGCCAGCGTTCACTCTGCCACTGTCTTTCAACAGCCTCCTGGCCGTATGATGTGTGCCATTGGAACTGATAACGGGGTTTATATCTCCGAATACAATGATCCTCGTGGCTGGGTTCGg GCAATCCAAATTCCCCGGGTGACCCAGATCGCCgtttttgaagaattcaatGTATTCCTACTCATTGCCGACAAATCCTTGATTGCTTACCATCTGGACGTTGTGTGCCCACCAAGTGGCGTCCCTACCCCAACTACGAGTGACTCTGCTCGCCGAGCACCACAGAAAATATCAGGAAGTCGTGAAGTGGGCTTCTTCGCTGCAGGACACATGAAGGATCGCACATTGGTGATGTATAAAAAGCGAGATGGACTGTCCTCAACATTTAAG ATTATGGAGCCAGTCTTGCAGAAGTCATCAACGAGCAAGAGTCGTTTCTTCTCTCGTCGTTCGCAAACTGAATTCTTCCGCGATTATGACGAGTTCTACATCCCGGCAGAAAGCTATGGCATCAATATGTTCCACTCGTCCCTGGCCATTTCCACTCAGCGCGGCATTGAGATTCTCACACTTGATAAGAAACAGACTTGGTCTGTTCCTGATTTCCGCTCAGAGGCGCCAGAAGCGCAAGCACAGCTCACCAGTATCGCCGCCCGTATTACGAATCTTCGTCCACTGGGTATGTTCCGTCTCAGTGACAGCGAGTTCTTGGTTGTGTACGCTGAGTGCGCGGTTTACGTGAATAAACATGGAGACGTGTCACGTAGTGTGGTCATGGAGTTTGTCGGACGTGCCCATACGGCCTGTCTCTACGGCAAGTTCTTGATACTGTTCAACGAGGACTTTGTCGAGGTGCGCAATGCAATGAATGGTCGATTGCGCCAGGTCATCCCGGGACATGGCGTCGTTTGTCTTGATGATGGCAGCAGCATGCCAGGGTCCGGAGTTAATAGTATTCCCACCACAACAGGTGGCACAGTGAATCTGTCCAGTGGATTGTCCAACGGCGTTGCCCTGGCAAACAACGGCCGTACAGTCAAGATCTGCATGCAGCATCCCGAGTACGAACGGAACCAGATTATTCTCGAGTTAATTGAGAATGAAGGACAAAAGGACTAG
- a CDS encoding zinc-dependent alcohol dehydrogenase (Zn-dependent alcohol dehydrogenases), translating into MSPSIPKTMWAAQITEFNKPYTISTVNVPPLRPNELLVKIHAAGFCHSDIQVLRGELNSPLPLIPSHEPVGTVVQVGKESALNWKVGDRVGILNFKNACGNCAGCRGSRKRYGKLDPRFCDHRETGGFKNDGCFAAYMVADSATTILLPDSVSFEQGAPLLCAGATAWGAINKARPFLRTGDMIGVVGIGGLGQLGVQFAKALGYRTVAIDNRDASLQLTDDMPTEFRPDFIINSTHDYASEKILERTGGEGLAAVINCADSIAVNAWSLGLLRIGGVAVLLGLPPEQWRFDTHPIVFRELVLRGSYVASRGEVEEMMAIVDQHGVRSQLTVVTKDDILRVPEMYLSRSFRGRLVVKFD; encoded by the exons ATGTCGCCGTCCATTCCCAAGACGATGTGGGCAGCCCAAATCACCGAA TTCAACAAACCCTACACCATCTCAACGGTCAATGTTCCCCCGCTCCGTCCCAACGAGCTCCTTGTGAAAATACACGCCGCAGGATTCTGTCATTCGGATATACAAGTGCTGCGCGGGGAACTCAACAGCCCGCTGCCCTTGATTCCATCCCATGAGCCGGTAGGCACAGTCGTGCAAGTAGGGAAGGAATCCGCCTTAAACTGGAAAGTCGGCGATCGCGTTGGTATATTAAATTTCAAGAATGCGTGCGGTAACTGTGCAGGATGCAGAGGGTCTCGAAAAAGGTATGGAAAGTTGGACCCGCGGTTTTGCGATCACAGAGAGACAGGAGGCTTCAAGAACGATGGCTGTTTTGCTGCTTATATGGTTGCCGACTCGGCGACAACAATACTTCTCCCTGACTCTGTGTCCTTTGAACAAGGAGCGCCACTATTATGTGCGGGG GCCACCGCTTGGGGAGCGATCAACAAGGCGCGACCGTTTCTCCGGACAGGTGATATGATCGGTGTGGTTGGGATCGGGGGGCTCGGACAGCTGGGTGTACAGTTTGCTAAAGCTCTGGGATACCGAACTGTGGCTATTGATAACCGAGATGCGAGTCTACAGCTTACGGACGACATGCCCACTGAGTTTCGACCGGATTTCATCATAAACTCTACACATGACTATGCAAGCGAGAAAATTCTGGAGCGAACTGGTGGTGAAGGGCTGGCCGCGGTGATCAATTGCGCAGATTCGATTGCCGTCAACGCTTGGAGTTTGGGGTTACTGCGCATTGGCGGCGTAGCGGTTCTTCTAGGTCTACCACCGGAACAGTGGCGATTTGATACTCACCCCATTGTCTTTCGTGAGTTGGTTTTACGAGGAAGTTATGTTGCTAGTCGaggagaggttgaggagatgatggcaaTCGTGGATCAACACGGAGTTCGGTCTCAGTTAACGGTGGTGACGAAAGACGATATCCTGCGGGTCCCCGAGATGTATTTGTCCAGATCGTTTCGCGGGCGTTTAGTTGTGAAGTTTGATTAA